The stretch of DNA TCTGGCCGAAGAGTTCATCGAAAAACTTAAAGAAAACCTCTCGGCCGCTTCCCCGAAGCTGCTTTTTGAGAGCAAAAACCTGGACGACGTGTCCCTCCCGGAAATACTTGAGGACGCGCGGACCCTGCCCATGTTTCACGAGAAAAAACTCATCGTTGCAAAGGGTTACGACGGGCTGGGGAAAGACGATCTTGATCTCCTAAACGAATATTCCGCCTCTCCAGCTTCTTTCTCCGTGCTGGTTCTGCTCTCCCAGGGGTCCCGGAAGGGTAAAAGCAAACCCGCAAAGAGCATCAGGCTCGTTGACCTTGACAGCGGCAGCAATGTTGACCGGGAGATAAGACGCCTCGCTGAGAAACTCGGGGTGGTTCTCGCCCCGGGAGCCGTCGGGTTCATAAAAACCATGCTCGGCGAAGATATGAACCTCATCAGGAATGAACTTGAGAAAATATCCCTTTACCGTAAAGGGGAAAAAGCCATAGGCGAGGAGGATTTAAGGGAGCTTATGGAAAAACAGAGTACTGAGAACGTATTTTCTCTTTCAACAGCACTTTCAAACAGGGATCTAAAAGGATCTCTAAGAATACTCAGGGAACTTGAGAAAAACAGGGAAGACCCCCTGTCCATACTCTACATGATAGCCTGGAGATTCCGCCAGATATTCAAGGTCTCGCAGTTTCTTCGGGAAGGAAAATCGGACGAAGGGATCGCCAAAGCCATCAAGACATCCCGAGGGGCCGTCTTTTACCTTAAAAAAAGCGTGCGCAACTTCAGGGAAAACGATCTTGGCAGGATACTTGGGCTTATAGAGGAAACGGACTTCGGAATCAAAAACAGTTCCGGGAACAATTACATACTTCTTGAGAAACTTCTGCTGGGGATCTGCTCGCAGGAAACCTAGGAACCAGCGCTCTGGCTAAGATCTGAAAGCTTCTTTGAGAACCTCGATACGTATCTTGAGGCTTTTTTCTTGTGAATAACCCCTTTCGTGGCGGCCTTGTCGGTGAGGGAAACCAGTTCCTTGAGAAGAGTCTGGGATTGTTCGATATCCTCGTTCTCAACAACTTCCGAGTAACGCTTGATCTTGGTTTTAAGAGTGGACGTTACGAACCTGTTTCTCTCCCGTCTTTTAAGATTCTGGCGATGCTTTTTCTGCGCCGATTTCGTTCTAAGGCCCATAAAAATCCTCCAGGGTTTAAAAATGAAGGTTGAATTCTACATCTTCTCCCCGCATTGTCAATAAGAACTAAAGGGGATTATATATTTACCTGCCCGGATGGTATATAATCGCTTTTCGCTATAAGACGACGAGATATTGTTGAAACTACTTTTTGCATTGCAACCCTAGCATCATAATTAGACATTCAGATTCAGAGGATGTATACAAAGATATACTCTTTAATAGAGAACAAAGCATAAACCTAATCCAGCCATTTCTTTCAGACCCTTTAATCTTTCCGGAGCGCACATATGCCATTCAAGACTGAAAGAACCTCAGATGACCGAAGATGACCGATTTCCTCATACGGCTTGAAACGGACAGCGACCGGGAAGGAATTGAAGAACTTCTGCTTGAGGCCTTCCCTTCTCCTTCTGAAGCGGGGCTCGTGCGACAGTTGCGGGAAGACGGCGATGTGGTGTTCTCCTTAGTCGCCGTAGAAGGTGGGAAAGTCATCGGCCAGGCCCTTTTCTCCAAACTGCTCGCGCCATCCGGCGCGTTGGCTCTGGGTCCAGTTGCAGTTACGGAAAGCAGACGCCGCCGGGGAATTGCCGCTACCCTAATCGAGAACGGGCTCAAACGGGCAAGGGATGATGGCTGGACGGCGGTCGTAGTACTTGGCGACCCGCCCTATTACCAGCGTTTTGGATTCAGCCAAAAGACCGTGGAGGGTATGTCATGCCGATATGCCGGACCTTACCTGATGGGACTGGCTCTTGCGGGAAGAGGATTCGAGGGAACGCGCATCGAATACGCGCCCGCCTTCTCGAAGCTTTCATGAAAAAGGTCTGTTCATATGCCCCTGGTTCGCACTAGGAGCCCTGCCGCGGCGTCTTTCCTGCATTCCAGGATTGACAATGTCGGGGCGCTTTTCTGTGCCATACCTACCGTGACTTCTTTCTCGGACGCCTTTTCATAATGTGGGTGCTTGCCCCGTATATGCCTTCTGCCGCCTCCATAATGGTCTCGGTGAGAGTCGGATGAGGATGTATTGAAAAAGCTATATCCTCAGCAGTCGCGCCCATTTCAATTGCCAGTACGGATTCCGATATTAACTCCCCCGCCTGCGGTCCGACAATTCCGACGCCGATCACCCTCCCGGTCCCCTTATCGGTTATGAGCTTCGTCAGGCCATCGGTCCTGTTAAGCGTAAGGGCCCTTCCCGATGCCGCCCATGGAAACTTAGACACATTCACTTCCATCCCCGACTCCTTGGCCTCGCTTTCGGTAACCCCGCACCAGGCGATTTCGGGGTCGGTAAAAATTACCGCCGGAACGGCTCTTGGGTCGTACTGGGTCTTGGCTCCGGTTATAACCTCCGCCACGATCTTGGCTTCATACGTCGCCTTGTGGGCAAGCATGGGTTCCCCGGCAACATCCCCAATGGCAAAAATCGCCGGATCGGCGGTTCTTCTCTGTGAATCCGTTTCTATAAAGCCCTTCCCGTCCACCTCGACCCGGGTGTTATCAAGGCCGAGACCTTCCGTGTTCGGCACTCTTCCGACCGAGATCAGGACCTTTTCGTATTTCTCGTGGAAGCTTTTCCCGTCGGCTTCAAATGAAACTTGAACTTCGTTGTCTAACTCATTGATAGAAATCAGCTTTGTCTCAAGCATTATGGAGCGGAATTTCCGGTCGAGCCTCTTTTTAAGGACCGCCGCAAGATCCCTGTCAACCCCCTGGACGATCCCGGGAAGCATCTCGACAACGGTGACCTCGGTGCCGAGAGAAGAGAAAAACGTTCCAAGCTCAAGGCCTATGTAGCCTCCGCCAACCACGAGCAGGCTCTTCGGAATCTCTCCCAGGGACAAAGCGCCGTCTGAATCGACCACGTTCGGGGAACTGAAATCCACTCCCGGGATTCTCCTCGAGACAGAACCCGTGGAGATAACGGCGTTTTCGAACACTACTTCCCGCTCCTCGCCGGAGGCCGTTACGACGCGAAGGGTGCCGGAAGAGGTAAAAGACGCCCTTCCCCGCAGGTAATTTACTTTTCTCGCCCTAACAAGCGTGCGAAGCCCGCCCGTTAGCTTTGAGACCACCTCGTCTTTCCACGAAAAAAGCTTCTCGGGGTCAATCTCCGGTTCCCCGTAGCTAAGGCCGAAATCCGCCGCGTCCCTTGCCTCCTCGGCTACTTTTGCCGCGTGAAGAAGTGCCTTTGAAGGTATGCACCCCCTGTAGAGACAGACTCCTCCGGGGTTTAGCTCAGGATCTATAAGCGTTACTTTCTTTCCCTTGTCGGCAAGCGCAAACGCCGCGGGATAGCCCCCGGGGCCCGCTCCTATTACCACTACTTCCGTTACCACTCTCTCCATCGCCCGCTACACCCCTTCGAATATGCTCTCGGGAGAACGCTCAAGCATCTCGCAGAGCCACCTGAGGAACCTGGCCGCCTCCGCCCCGTCTATAATCCTGTGATCGTAAGAAAGCGAAAGCGGGAGCATGAACCTCGGCGTAAACTCCCCATCAACATACACAGGCTCAAAGGAGGACCTTGAGACTCCCAGTATGGCGATTTCGGGCGGATTGAGAATCGGGGTAAAGAAGGTCCCCCCTATTCCCCCGAGGTTGGTTATGGTGAAGCTTCCTCCCTGGAGCCTGTCGGCAGAGAGCTTTTTCTCCCTCGCCGCAGAAGAGATCTCCGTTAACTCGACCGATATCTGCGTTATGTCTTTTTGGTCGACATCCCTTATCACCGGAACAAGAAGTCCTCTTTCCGTATCCACCGCAACCCCGATGTTTATGTATTTTTTGTAAACGATCGTGCGGCTGCCCATATGTATGCTTGAATTAAATTTCGGGAACTCAGAAAGTGCCCAGGAAAGGGCCTTTACCAGAATCGCGGTTACGGTAAGGTTCCCCCCGGCTTCCGCCACCTTGTCCCTGTTAAGTTTCCTGAGAGCCTCAAGCTGGGTGGCGTCCGCCTTGTCAAACTGCGTTACGTGCGGGGCCATCCACGCTTGGGAAAGGCGCTCGGCCGTAAGCTTCCTCACGGTCGAGAAACTCTCGGTAACCGTTTCTCCCCATCTTGAAAAATCCGGAAGTTCGGGTTCCGGAGGCGCCACCGGCTGGGCGGGGAAAGCAGACCTTATTATGGCCTTGGCGTGAACCTTTACGTCCTTTTCGAGTATCCTCCCGCGGGGACCAGTTCCCGAAACGGATGAAAGCTCTACGCCGAGCTCCCTCGCAAGACGTCTCACAGAAGGTGCCGCCGCCACTGCGAGAGGTCCAGGAGGGGCGATATCGTCCGCGGGCGCGCTTTTGGGTGGTGAGGTCTGTTTCTTTTCCTCTTCGGGTTCTTTTTCGGGAAGGGGCGACTGCGCCGCGACGGGTTTTTCCTCTTCTGCGGCCACGGGGACATCTTCTGGGGGTTCCTTGCCTTCATCGTCCCCGTTCATTCTCACGAGCACCTGGCTTATTTCCACCGTATCCCCGGCGCTTACGCACACATCGACAATTGTTCCGTCGGCCGGGGAAGGAATCTCGACGGCGGCCTTGTCCGTTTCCACCTCAAGCAGGGGCTGCTCGAGCGTGACCCTGTCTCCGGGCGAAACGAAAACCTCTATCACCTGCCCGGATTCTATCCCTTCTCCAAGTTCGGGAAGCCTGAATTCTATCAACTTATTTTCCTCGTCACGTGACCGCGGGGTTGGGCTTCCCCCGGTCGATTCCAAATTCGCTTATGGCCTCGTCGACGGCTACCTCATCAATCCTGCCTCCCCTCGCAAGCTCATGGAGCGCCGCAATCGCGATGTGACGGTAGTCGACCTCGAAGAAGTCGCGAAGCGCCTCCCGGGTGTCGCTTCTCCCGAACCCGTCGGTGCCGAGAGAGACAAGGGGCTTGGGGAAATAGGAAGAAATCGAATCGGGAAGGCTCTTAAGATAGTCGGTCGCGGCAATGAAAACCCCGTCTTCCCCTTCCATGCTCTCTGAAATGTAGCTTTTTCTTCTCTTCTCTCCGGGATTGAGGCGGTTCCATCTTTCCGCCTCCTTCGCATCCTGGTAAAGCTCCTTGTAGCTCGTGATGCTCCAGACGTCGGTCGGGACGCCGTAGCCGCTCTCAAGAACCTCTCTCGCCCAAAGAACCTCGTTCATGATGGCACCGCTTCCGAAAAGATGGACCTTTTTCCCCGAGTCCTTGAGCGAAGAAGACGCGAACCTGTACATCCCTTTTATTATACCTTCCTCGACCCCCTCCGGCATGGCGGGCTGCACGTAGCGCTCGTTCATCACCGTTATGTAGTAGAATATCTCCTCCCCGTCCTGGTACATCCTCTTTATCCCGTCGCGCACTATCACGGCGATCTCGTAGGAGAAAGCCGGATCGTAGGCCTTTAGGTTCGGATAGGCGTAGGCGAAATGATGGCTGTTTCCGTCCTGGTGCTGAAGACCTTCGCCAGCAAGGGTGGTACGCCCCGCCGTGCCTCCCACCATGAAACCCCTGCATTTCATGTCGGCGGCGGCCCAGATAAGGTCCCCTATTCTCTGAAAGCCGAACATCGAGTAATAGATGAAAAAGGGAATGGTGTTTATGCCGTGTGTCGAGTAGGCCGTGCCGGCCGCTATGAAGGAGGACATGCTGCCCGCCTCTGTTATGCCTTCTTCGAGTATCTGCCCGTCCTTTGCCTCCTTGTAGTAAAGAAGGGTATCCGCGTCAACGGGTTCGTAGAGCTGTCCCACGCTTGAATAGATGCCCACCTGGCGGAAAAGCGCCTCCATTCCGAAAGTTCTCGCCTCGTCGGGGACTATGGGGACTATCAGATCTCCTATATCCCTGTCCCGCATTAGCCTTGAGAGCATGTGGACGATCACCATGGTCGTGGCTACTTTCCTCTTGGAATCTGAGGCCTTTTTAAACTCCTCGAACACTCGCTCCGGGATCTTCTCAAGGGGCTTTGCCCGTACGGTCCGCTTCGGGATGGTTCCGCCGAGGGCCTCTCTTCTTTCGCGGAGATATTTCATCTCCGGGCTGTCGGGAGCGGGCCTGTAGAAGGGAGCTCTTCTTATTTCCTGGTCCGTAATCGGTATGTAGAACCGGGACCGGAAGCGCTTGAGTTCCTCTTCGTTAAGTTTTTTCTGCTGGTGGGTTATGTTCTTTCCCTCCCCCGCTTCTCCGAGACCGTAACCCTTTATGGTCTTTGCGAGAATCACCGTGGGAGAACCGGTGTTCTCAACCGCGGCCTTGTAGGCGGCGTAGACCTTTTCTGAGTCGTGGCCTCCTCTTGCGAGCTTTTCAAGTTCCTCGTCCGTGTGGTTCTCGACCATCTTCAGGATTTCAGGGCGGGTGCCGAAAAAATGCTCCCTTATGTATTTCCCGGGAGAAATGGTGTACCTCTGGTAATCCCCGTCAAGGGCCGCTTCCATCCTCTCGACCAGAAAGCCGTCTTTATCCTGCGCCAGGATCGGATCCCATGTTCCTCCCCATACAACCTTTATCACGTTCCACCCCGCCCCCCTGAAGATCCTCTCAAGCTCCTGTATTATCTTGCCGTTTCCCCTCACCGGACCGTCAAGGCGCTGGAGGTTGCAGTTGATCACGAATATCAGGTTGTCGAGCTTTTCCCTAGACGCGAGGGTGATGGCCCCCAGGGTCTCGGGCTCGTCGGTTTCCCCGTCCCCGATAAAGGCCCACACCTTGGCGTCGGTGCAGGGCTTAAGGTCCCTGTCCTCTAGGTACCTGTTGAAACGGGCCTGGTAAATCGCCATTAGGGGAGAAAGTCCCATCGAGACCGTCGGGAACTCCCAGAAGTCCGGCATGAGCCAGGGGTGTGGATAGGAGGAGAGGCCGTCTCCGCCGAGCTCCCTCCTGAAATTGCGCATCTGCTCGATAGAGACCGTGCCTTCGAGAAACGCCCTTGCGTATATGCCCGGCGAGGCATGCCCCTGGAAGTAGATCATGTCCCCTTCCCGGCCCTCGTCTCCCGCCCTGAAGAAATGGTGGAAACCTATCTCGTAGAGCGTTGCGGCGGATGCGTATGTAGAGATGTGTCCACCGATTCCGTCACTGATCCTGTTTGCGCGCACGACCATGGCCATGGCGTTCCACCTTATTATGCTTCTTATGTTGCGCTCTATTTCGTAGTTGCCGGGGTAAGGCGGCTGGTCCTCAAGGGCGATGGTGTTCACGTAGGGGGTGTTCGCGGCGTAGGGAAGCTCTACGCCTTTTTTCTGGGAGTATATCCGGAGCTTTTTGAGCAGTTCGGCTGCCCTCTCGCGACCGGAATTCTCGATCACGTATTCAAGCGACTCGATCCATTCCCGGTCTTCAGCTTCTTCTTCCGAAATTTGAGGATCTTCTTCCATTATCCGTGCAAAACGCGGCGGAGCGGGGCCACGGGGGAATTGCAACGCAGAGCAACCGCGTTGTCCTTGCAGTTGAGAATCGGGCCTCAAATGCTCAAAGCATTACGCCAGACCCAAAGCGGAAACCCGGATTCGAGGAAGCAGTTTAACCGCAAGGGAAAAAATATCACTACTGGCGCAAGACTATTTTAGTGCCTCTTTTCTCGAGGATTATCTGGAACAACTCTGATGAAAAACACGCCACTGTCCGCTGATCCATATGATGCGGAGGAATTTATTTAGGCCCTTGGAGTGGTGCCGCGTAAATTTTTAGCCTGATTCCGGTTTATTTTTATCTGTTCAGATAAACCCCCGTGGGATGGAAAAGACAGTTGCCGTAAATCTGGCGGAAGTCGGATTTGTCTGGAGGTCAGTCACTCTTCGGTAGAATCCCATTCACGAGAAGCCCATTCCAAAATCTTACGCTCTCTAAGTCTAATGGCTTTAATTGACCAGCGTTTATTTGATGCCACTTCAACTGCGATGAGAAGTCCAGTTTCTCTATATTTTTCAAATTTCTTTTTTGAGGGCATGCCGCCCAACCTAGAATTTAGACTTGGTGGCAGGAGCAGAAGGTTTCCCAATCTATGTTTAACATGATCGGGTGCGGTATTTTGTGGATAGATATGCTCAATTGATTTAGAGGGGCTTACTGACCAAATTTTCTCCCACTGTTCATTTTTAAATTTGTTGCCCTTTTGCTTCGTTAGATACTCTTCATATCTGAACATAAAATATCTCAATTCCTCTTGCCATCCCTCATAACAGTTTGCGTTTCGCAAGGCTTTTACCGCATCTTCAATTGGGAAATCATTTCCAATTGACCGAATTTCGTTGAATATTTCATCTACAGTAAGGTTTTCCCGGACTATTTTCCTTGCAAGCCTAGCATACTCACCCACGCGTGTTCGCGCATCGTGGCGAAGCATACCGTAAATTCTAAACGAAACCTTTTCCCAGATAGACAATAAGCGGGCTTGATCTTTTTTTGTCACTCTTTCGCAGAGGTGTATTGCAACAGCCAGCAAACGTGCCTGTGAAATTCGGGTAACAGCATTCAGTCGGTGTTTTGATACAACGGCATCACATGCTTTTGTTACTTGTAGAAGCCACCGGGCAACATCCCTTATCTCCCTTGCATCATGTGCTGCTGATCGAAATTCGTCCACGGCAGCTTGCTCACTCATTGGACGATTTTGTGGCGTTGACGCACGAAGTGTTGCAGCAAAGCGCAGTGCCTCCGTACTCAGCCCTTGAGTTAGACCAACTGTGGAGTAAATATCACTCCAAATAATACGTAAATCTTTTATTAATTGTTCGCTATCTGCATCTTCCAGCGTATATGCAGCACCCATAAGGATACTCTTGAGACGATCCAGCCAAGACACCTCCATTCCGCGACTGTTGAGTACTTCAAAAACTGTATAAACAGTTTTCTCATCTGATATTTCGTGCAAAATAAAAGATAGTCGATTTTTGATGTGTCCAACTAAGAGAGTCAATTCATGGCCATTTTCTACCCAATCTTTAACGAACTTTTTACAGTCTGCTATTGCTGCGAGAAGTTCTCGGTCCGCTAGCGTTTTGCCTTTTTCAGGATCTTCACTTTTACCGTAACGAATGAAATCTGCAAAATGATGGCTTGTATCATGGTTTGTTTGAAGTAGAAGGAGATTGTCACCACCGACTTTAACCAATAGCTCTTTAAGTTCTCGAGCGGTTAATTCTTCACCGGCATCCTCGCAATTGAGCGCCAGTCTTATTGCGTTTAATAAAATGATCAAGGTCGTCAGACGTTGTTGACCATCCACTATATCCAGTTTATGGAACTCATGAGTACCAAGTGTTATCTTCTTCTTCCGAAGACAAACAATAACTGCCATAAAATGGCTCGCATTCTCACCTTGAAGATTATTTATATCTTCAAACAGGTCTTTTCGTTCACGCGAAGTCCAACTGTATGCACGCTGATAATCTGGGATATTAAATAAACGCCCGTTGAGTAGATTTGCGAAGGTAAGATGCAGAGGTTGAATGTCGATCATTGGGAATTCTTGGAACTGTCTTTTTTGACGTTAAAGTTAGAAAAGTACTGGATTTATATACTCAACTCAATTTAATATGAAAATTCAGAACAGATAGCTTCCCAGATGTATTCTGCTGTCTCTTGCGGAGACATGAAATCTACATTATTTGTAAAAGCTAGCATTCCCATGGAATTTAATTTAAGCTCTCCTTCGTGTTCTTCCACAGAAATTATTTCGTTTGTTGATTTATCTTCACTCACATCTATATGGGTCCCATGTAGCATCCAAATTTCATCTCCCCACATTTGACCGTTTATCCATATTTTCAGGCTAGTCAATATATTTCCTTCATTGTAAAGAGTGAACAGCACTTTCCTTGTTGTTATCTTTTCGACTTCAAATTCAAAGGTCGGGTATTCATTTTTAGTTTCACGCACAAATTCACCAATGGCGAAGACTATATGCTCAAAAGATTCCCTAAGAAACTTTTTCTTTTCTTGATCGGAAAACGATCTCCTAAGCTTGGGTATATAGGACTTTGAGAAATTTGATTTGTTCAGCTTTCGCCCCTCATCTTGTTTCTTTCTTCCGATCTTCTGGAGGAAAAGGTCCACAATCTTTTCAGGTTCCGTACTTTCTGCAGAAACATATACGATAGTGTTAGGAAGTCCTGGAACATCGCCGGAAAAACCATCAAGACGAACTGGAAGTATATATGCTTCTCCTTTTTCTTGAATGCTTTTCTCCATAGCGTTTCTAAGCTCCCATACAGTCCACACTTTCTCTAGATAATAATCTGAAAGAATTATTATGCAGTACCGACTATCAGTGAAATATATTTCTCTCAATTTAACCGATAGATCTTCTCCCCATAGATTAGCGGGATTGAATTCATCATAAAAAACTTCGACTTTTTCCGCTTGTAATGCGGTGGCTATAGCTTCAGCGAAATTTCTATTTTCACCCGCAAATGATAAGGCGACATCATATTTATATGTCATACATAGTAATCCTTAATCATCTAGAGTAAGAAGACAAAATATAGGGAACGAAATTGGTAGGGTCGCATTCTTTAGCACATCCATATAATCCTCTTACAAACCTTATTATGTTGTCGATTGTCTCACAGCTCCAAGAGTGTGATTGACCGCGAGACGTAGATTGTCTTCTACACGAACTATAGTATCCATGCCATTATCTTCACCCAAACGACGAACAGTAATTGTGATGTTAACAGACTCCCCATGAAATTCATCTACAAAAACTTGCTCTCTCCGTAAAAGTTGAGATGAGGTGATTAAGAATGAAATTTCAGGTTCGTCATCTAAAAAGAGATTCATGGAATTGGATGCAAAAACAAACCGGTCTATATCGGTTGGCAATTCCGAGAAAAGCGTCTGCATGTTTCCAGTTGGCCAATAAATCACTTGAATCAGTACTACATACCGAAAACTTTTTCCATGATTGACAAAAGTCCATTCAATTCCCAGTTCATCACCATAACTAGCGACTTCAATGGCCCAATCAGTGTAAAAATTGGAGATTTCAGCTCTTGCTTGCGCTGGATTCGAGATTCGCGACAAAGACCGTAGCAGAAAGTTGAAACTTCCATCTATATCCTCACGAAAATCAATACAAGATTTTTCCTTGAGAAGTAAAGGAATTTCACAATCATCAAGTATGATGGGGATTAGTAAAACCGACTTTTCTTCTAATTCTCGTATCAATCCGGCACGCAACTCCTTTTTGCACCATTCAGATTCAACAGAGTCCTTAGATAGCAAAACTAGTATCGCGTTCGCATCTCCCAAAGCTTCTTCGATCTTGGAGATCAAAGAGTCACCCGCATTGAGTTCCCATTTATCGATCCAAACATTCTGCTTTGCTTGAACTAGATTAAGTGCCAAATTCTCAGCGAAATCTCTGTCGGCCTTGTTGTAACTAATGAATACTGGCAATGTATCTCCTCCAATTTCTAAGTTGGCCCCACACTACTTCACTGAGGGGTAGAAAAATTAGTGTATCTTTCAAGATACTGTATAATATAAGTATTCTCTATAGTACAATACTACGGTAAGAAGAATTCACCAATGGGTGAAAACATTGAATACTTCTTAAAAAACATCTCTCGAAGGCCTAGTTGGATAATGGTGGAATTGGTGAACTTACTTGCCATGGGTCAGGTTTACAACGGGCTTCCAGTCGCACAGTAAAAGTAGATTGGAGATGGTTAAGAAGAACTTAGGGACCAAAGATCCAAATCTCGGCTTTCTGAATCACCCAGCATATCGGTCCTTACAAAAAACTTCATTGAGATGGTTGAAGTGAAATTGTCTAATAACTGAATTATAGTCCTATTAACATTCCTCAATTAAAACCACGAAAATGACGCCGGAAGAATATCTCAAGGATCGAGTTGAACAGCAAATCAATTGGTACGACTGCAAAAGTACCCTTAACAAAAGATACTTTTACCTTTTACAAATCATTGTTTTGGTAATGTCCGCGGCTGTGCCAGTGGTTTCAATACTATCCATAGTTTTTGAAAGCATATGGATACGGCTTGCCATAGGAATATTGGGTGCACTCGCAACTATAGCAACAGGGATTATTTCAATTTGCCAGTTTCGTAAGAATTGGATTGAATACAGGACAACGGCAGAATCGCTGAAGTGTGAAAAATACATGTTTAGAACTAAAACTGGTTTCTATGCAAAAAGTGGAACTTTTCCAGTGTTCGTAGAACGAATTGAAGCATTGATCAGCAAAGAGCACAAAAACTGGGAACAACATCTGAGAATCCAGAAACAAGCCGACTAGAAAACATTATCTCGCTGGCAAACAAGAGAATAACAATGCCAGAAAATCGAAAAACTGAACTACGCGTTGCAGAAACGGTGCTGCCGTTGCCGTGCTTCTTCCCGTCAGTTTCAAGTGTAGTAAAAACCGACATGACACCAACTGATCATATAGAGCTTCTCGGTTTTTCCGCACACTCGCTCTTTCTTATTTCGGCATATGATGTTGCGAACTGCACTTACCAAGACCGAAAGCGCATAAAAACCGCACTTGATAAGAGCAAAAAACACGGGGCAGTAATACTGATGGATAGCGGTAATTACGAGGGGTTTTGGAAAGTAGACAAAACTTGGAAGGCAGATAATTTCCATGAAGTCGTAAAATCCTGTAAAAATGATCTTTGTTTTTGTTACGACAATCACAATCCCCCTGATTCCATAGAGACAATTGCGGAGGATGTGATTGCAAGAGTTATTCAAGATCAAAATCACACCAATGGGATCGTGTGTCCGATAATACACGGGGAAACCACACTTCTGCCTGGTTCAGCCAAAAGGGTGGCAGAACAACTTTCTCCATTGCTTTTGGCGATTCCTGAACGAGAATTAGGAAAAGGAATAATTGGACGGATTCGGACTATAAAAAAAATACGAAAATCCCTAAACGATCTGGAAACTTATTGCCCCCTGCATTTGCTAGGTACGGGAGACCCCGTCTCAATCATTGCTTATTCAATGGTCGGGGCAGACAGTTTTGACGGATTGGAGTGGTGCAAAAGCGTTATAGATCACGAAACAGGTAATCAGCACGATTTTCAA from Candidatus Dadabacteria bacterium encodes:
- a CDS encoding TIR domain-containing protein, giving the protein MTYKYDVALSFAGENRNFAEAIATALQAEKVEVFYDEFNPANLWGEDLSVKLREIYFTDSRYCIIILSDYYLEKVWTVWELRNAMEKSIQEKGEAYILPVRLDGFSGDVPGLPNTIVYVSAESTEPEKIVDLFLQKIGRKKQDEGRKLNKSNFSKSYIPKLRRSFSDQEKKKFLRESFEHIVFAIGEFVRETKNEYPTFEFEVEKITTRKVLFTLYNEGNILTSLKIWINGQMWGDEIWMLHGTHIDVSEDKSTNEIISVEEHEGELKLNSMGMLAFTNNVDFMSPQETAEYIWEAICSEFSY
- a CDS encoding toll/interleukin-1 receptor domain-containing protein — translated: MGGDTLPVFISYNKADRDFAENLALNLVQAKQNVWIDKWELNAGDSLISKIEEALGDANAILVLLSKDSVESEWCKKELRAGLIRELEEKSVLLIPIILDDCEIPLLLKEKSCIDFREDIDGSFNFLLRSLSRISNPAQARAEISNFYTDWAIEVASYGDELGIEWTFVNHGKSFRYVVLIQVIYWPTGNMQTLFSELPTDIDRFVFASNSMNLFLDDEPEISFLITSSQLLRREQVFVDEFHGESVNITITVRRLGEDNGMDTIVRVEDNLRLAVNHTLGAVRQSTT
- a CDS encoding DUF4231 domain-containing protein codes for the protein MTPEEYLKDRVEQQINWYDCKSTLNKRYFYLLQIIVLVMSAAVPVVSILSIVFESIWIRLAIGILGALATIATGIISICQFRKNWIEYRTTAESLKCEKYMFRTKTGFYAKSGTFPVFVERIEALISKEHKNWEQHLRIQKQAD
- a CDS encoding DUF262 domain-containing protein, which encodes MIDIQPLHLTFANLLNGRLFNIPDYQRAYSWTSRERKDLFEDINNLQGENASHFMAVIVCLRKKKITLGTHEFHKLDIVDGQQRLTTLIILLNAIRLALNCEDAGEELTARELKELLVKVGGDNLLLLQTNHDTSHHFADFIRYGKSEDPEKGKTLADRELLAAIADCKKFVKDWVENGHELTLLVGHIKNRLSFILHEISDEKTVYTVFEVLNSRGMEVSWLDRLKSILMGAAYTLEDADSEQLIKDLRIIWSDIYSTVGLTQGLSTEALRFAATLRASTPQNRPMSEQAAVDEFRSAAHDAREIRDVARWLLQVTKACDAVVSKHRLNAVTRISQARLLAVAIHLCERVTKKDQARLLSIWEKVSFRIYGMLRHDARTRVGEYARLARKIVRENLTVDEIFNEIRSIGNDFPIEDAVKALRNANCYEGWQEELRYFMFRYEEYLTKQKGNKFKNEQWEKIWSVSPSKSIEHIYPQNTAPDHVKHRLGNLLLLPPSLNSRLGGMPSKKKFEKYRETGLLIAVEVASNKRWSIKAIRLRERKILEWASREWDSTEE